Proteins found in one Nitrospiria bacterium genomic segment:
- a CDS encoding FAD-dependent oxidoreductase, with product MRVTVIGAGVAGLACAVELAERGAQVEVLERAERL from the coding sequence ATGCGCGTGACCGTCATCGGCGCGGGGGTTGCGGGACTTGCCTGCGCGGTCGAGCTCGCCGAGCGCGGCGCGCAGGTCGAGGTCCTCGAGCGTGCGGAGCGACTGG